The following proteins are encoded in a genomic region of Brachyspira pilosicoli:
- a CDS encoding DUF5312 family protein, with protein sequence MNVLDYIKYNFFNIRTPSLVEKVRLQEYANRISGSKYHFVDLKTGALTDTLAKFIFDMYKVIGPLLYPLKEEFIIKDGKQFSYYLIEVSFNEEMKNLYLTLNKEYMTEKLNSGEKVNNVFNDVKNNFSKFKKFISSDNGREINLTFNLLKDFAAISNFDFFLFLRAFCPSFVDGAYNSNPTFKSTSNIQVVDDLIRLDEAVKSIVIRKELASALKIFQKYSGMPEIDENNLKSFLARVKYLQTPNLLSDIIIYLLKDFTYKSPTNSSNVNIFVNYITDCTNNLKKDMNEIVSEIKFNKITTMREKTFSGIEIMKMSNINDDKNELLEKYECNTFTCVEPLEYIKTFVVEIFDIKYKAPLNDMFLGVDFANKERNSMGLDAFYTLNDSNTEIVNFDAQLSPESENFKRFKGWTITKNKALTSRDLIEAMVKKLDEEGNKIIINAYNSVLDLTSIVKNVIEDYDNGTKNEILNANKIPTLERFNLKIAKEMLDDFENFISLLKNFVR encoded by the coding sequence ATGAATGTTTTGGATTATATAAAATACAATTTTTTTAATATAAGAACTCCAAGCTTAGTTGAAAAGGTTCGTTTACAGGAATATGCTAATAGAATATCAGGAAGTAAATATCATTTTGTAGATTTGAAAACAGGTGCTTTAACAGATACGCTTGCTAAGTTTATTTTTGATATGTATAAGGTAATCGGTCCCTTATTGTATCCTTTAAAAGAAGAATTTATCATTAAAGATGGTAAACAATTTTCATACTATCTTATAGAAGTATCTTTTAATGAAGAGATGAAAAATCTATATCTCACGCTTAACAAGGAATATATGACAGAAAAACTTAATAGCGGAGAAAAAGTTAATAATGTATTTAATGATGTAAAAAATAATTTTAGTAAGTTTAAAAAATTTATTAGCAGCGATAATGGTCGGGAAATAAATTTGACATTTAATTTGCTTAAAGATTTTGCTGCTATATCAAATTTTGACTTCTTTTTATTTTTAAGAGCTTTTTGTCCTTCTTTTGTAGATGGAGCATATAATTCTAATCCTACGTTTAAAAGTACATCAAATATTCAGGTTGTAGACGATTTAATAAGATTAGATGAAGCTGTAAAGAGTATAGTAATAAGAAAAGAATTAGCAAGTGCTTTGAAAATTTTTCAAAAGTACAGCGGTATGCCGGAGATAGATGAAAATAATTTAAAATCATTCTTAGCAAGAGTGAAATATTTACAAACACCAAATTTATTAAGTGATATCATCATTTATCTATTAAAAGATTTTACATATAAGTCTCCTACAAACTCATCTAATGTGAATATTTTTGTGAACTATATTACAGACTGCACAAATAATTTGAAAAAAGATATGAATGAGATAGTATCTGAAATAAAATTTAATAAAATTACTACAATGAGAGAAAAGACTTTCAGCGGAATTGAAATAATGAAGATGAGCAATATTAATGATGATAAAAATGAACTTTTAGAAAAATATGAATGTAATACTTTTACTTGCGTAGAGCCGTTAGAGTATATAAAAACTTTTGTTGTAGAGATATTTGATATAAAATATAAGGCTCCTTTAAATGATATGTTTTTGGGTGTAGATTTCGCTAATAAAGAAAGAAATTCTATGGGACTTGATGCATTTTATACTTTAAATGATTCTAATACAGAGATTGTTAATTTTGATGCTCAATTAAGTCCTGAATCTGAAAATTTTAAAAGATTTAAAGGATGGACTATTACGAAAAATAAAGCCTTAACAAGCAGAGATTTAATTGAAGCTATGGTTAAAAAATTAGATGAAGAGGGAAATAAAATCATTATTAATGCTTATAATTCTGTATTAGATTTAACAAGCATAGTAAAAAATGTTATAGAAGACTATGATAACGGAACTAAAAATGAGATTCTTAATGCTAATAAAATACCTACTTTAGAAAGATTTAATTTAAAAATAGCAAAAGAAATGCTTGATGATTTTGAAAATTTTATATCCCTATTAAAAAACTTTGTAAGGTAA
- a CDS encoding lysylphosphatidylglycerol synthase transmembrane domain-containing protein encodes MYKKYKTAINISIGIIISIICLYFAFRGIDIKGSIEVVKNINIAYFIISLILSVAIIALRGLRWECFIPLNKPIKKRTVVMAAYIGYMANNILPAKLGEVARAYILGVKEDVSKSALIASVVTERLFDVIIGGVILTISVAFIPNLPKTITYAAIALFVVSIAGFLVLMFLVWQKEFAHKVFYKVFGILPQKIGSKLIEFSCNFIDGIGFKNDAKHIFLIFLYTILYLIGQILTISFLLEAFNIKSSPIIALFIFAIGGFGFAVPSAPSGIGPFEWAIIFGLSLIGVEKTIAAPYALVYHIMGIVPITVVGFIFLFIMGINLKEATAQKE; translated from the coding sequence ATGTATAAAAAATATAAAACAGCTATTAATATTAGTATTGGTATAATCATAAGTATTATTTGTCTATATTTCGCTTTTAGAGGAATTGATATAAAGGGTTCTATTGAAGTAGTAAAAAATATTAATATAGCATACTTTATCATATCTTTAATACTTAGTGTAGCTATAATTGCATTGCGTGGTTTAAGGTGGGAATGTTTTATACCTTTAAATAAGCCTATTAAGAAGAGAACTGTTGTAATGGCTGCTTATATTGGATATATGGCTAATAATATACTTCCTGCTAAACTTGGAGAGGTGGCACGTGCTTATATACTTGGTGTTAAAGAAGATGTTAGTAAATCTGCTTTAATTGCTTCAGTTGTTACAGAGAGATTATTTGACGTTATTATTGGGGGTGTTATACTCACTATTTCTGTGGCATTTATTCCAAATCTTCCAAAAACTATAACTTATGCTGCAATTGCTTTATTTGTTGTATCTATTGCTGGTTTTTTGGTGTTAATGTTTTTAGTGTGGCAGAAAGAGTTTGCTCATAAGGTTTTTTATAAAGTTTTTGGTATACTTCCTCAAAAAATCGGCTCTAAGCTAATAGAGTTCTCTTGCAATTTTATAGATGGTATAGGTTTTAAAAATGATGCTAAACATATATTTTTAATATTTTTATATACGATTCTCTATCTTATAGGACAAATACTTACTATAAGCTTTCTTTTGGAGGCTTTTAATATAAAATCTTCTCCAATTATAGCTTTATTTATATTTGCTATAGGAGGTTTCGGTTTTGCTGTACCTTCGGCTCCTTCTGGAATAGGTCCTTTTGAATGGGCTATTATTTTTGGGCTTTCTTTAATAGGTGTAGAAAAAACTATAGCAGCTCCTTATGCTTTGGTTTATCATATAATGGGTATCGTACCTATTACAGTAGTTGGATTTATATTCCTATTTATTATGGGTATTAACTTAAAAGAAGCTACCGCACAAAAAGAATAA
- a CDS encoding iron-containing alcohol dehydrogenase: MSRFTIPRDLYYGDNAMEELKNLKGYKKAIIVTGGSSMKRGGFLDKCEKILKETGLEVKIFDGVEPDPSIETVYKGAEAMREFQPDVIVALGGGSALDAAKAMWVFYEYPEKKFDDIKTPFTMPKLRQKAIFAAIPSTSGTASEVTAFSVITDYSTNIKYPLADFEITPDIAILDYSIPMTMPETVSADTGMDALTHSIEAYVAGLRTDITDALAMKAIDMIVHNIEKAVKGDKEGRAKLHVAQCLAGMAFSNALLGIVHSLAHKTGAEFHITHGRCNAILLPYVIEYNSKVCANRFADIAKMLKLSGNTDAELTAALVNKVKELNVKLGIKQTYKDNGVTEDHFKQKCDDIAKNAVADPCTGSNPRETDVANMKKVLEAAYYGNAVNF; encoded by the coding sequence ATGTCAAGATTTACAATTCCTAGAGATTTATACTATGGCGATAATGCTATGGAAGAATTAAAAAACTTAAAAGGCTACAAAAAAGCTATAATCGTTACAGGCGGTTCATCTATGAAAAGAGGTGGATTCCTTGATAAATGCGAAAAGATATTAAAAGAAACTGGTTTAGAAGTTAAAATATTTGACGGTGTTGAGCCAGACCCTTCTATAGAAACAGTTTATAAAGGTGCTGAGGCTATGAGAGAATTCCAACCTGATGTAATAGTTGCATTAGGAGGCGGTTCTGCACTTGATGCTGCTAAAGCTATGTGGGTTTTCTATGAATATCCTGAGAAAAAATTCGATGATATTAAAACTCCTTTTACTATGCCTAAACTTAGACAAAAAGCTATATTTGCAGCTATACCTTCTACAAGCGGTACAGCTTCAGAAGTTACTGCTTTCTCAGTTATAACTGATTATTCTACTAACATCAAATATCCATTAGCAGACTTTGAAATTACTCCAGACATTGCTATACTTGATTATTCAATACCTATGACAATGCCAGAAACTGTTTCTGCTGATACTGGTATGGATGCTTTAACTCACTCTATAGAAGCTTATGTTGCAGGACTTAGAACTGACATAACAGATGCTTTAGCTATGAAAGCAATTGATATGATTGTTCATAACATAGAAAAAGCAGTTAAAGGCGATAAAGAAGGAAGAGCAAAACTACATGTTGCTCAATGTTTAGCTGGTATGGCTTTCTCTAATGCTTTACTTGGTATAGTACATAGTTTAGCTCATAAAACAGGTGCTGAGTTCCATATAACACACGGCAGATGTAATGCTATACTTCTTCCTTATGTTATAGAGTACAATTCAAAAGTTTGTGCTAATAGATTTGCTGATATAGCTAAAATGCTTAAACTTTCTGGAAATACTGATGCAGAACTTACAGCTGCTTTAGTAAATAAAGTTAAAGAATTAAATGTTAAATTAGGCATTAAACAAACTTATAAAGACAACGGCGTAACAGAAGACCATTTCAAACAAAAATGTGATGATATAGCTAAAAATGCAGTTGCTGACCCTTGTACAGGTTCTAACCCAAGAGAGACTGATGTTGCTAATATGAAAAAAGTATTAGAAGCAGCTTATTATGGAAATGCTGTTAACTTTTAA
- a CDS encoding DNA primase — protein sequence MEKLEYLSFFNIIEMLNGYFAKFDDDFDDDDYDDYDDEEEDYDDEDEYDDDDDFDDDFDDDFDDEYEEDDEDLDDEYYEDDEDEYDDEYDDDLDFDDDFDDDFDDDFDDDDFDDDEDYDEDDYDDED from the coding sequence ATGGAAAAATTAGAATATCTTAGTTTTTTTAATATTATAGAAATGTTAAATGGATATTTTGCTAAATTCGATGATGATTTCGATGATGATGATTATGATGATTATGACGATGAAGAAGAAGATTATGATGATGAAGACGAGTACGATGATGATGATGATTTCGATGATGACTTTGATGATGATTTCGATGATGAATATGAAGAAGATGACGAGGATTTAGATGATGAATATTATGAAGATGATGAAGATGAGTATGATGATGAGTATGATGATGATTTAGATTTTGATGATGACTTCGATGATGATTTTGATGATGACTTTGATGATGATGATTTCGATGATGATGAAGACTATGATGAAGATGATTATGATGATGAAGATTAA
- a CDS encoding bifunctional ornithine acetyltransferase/N-acetylglutamate synthase codes for MYDMPKGFSSAAIKAGLKNNDYDLAIIKSELPSTVSALYTQNKLQAAPIQFSKNNDKNKIELLIVNSKSANSLTGKKGYQDVLDIAKHSSSVFKCKKDNIMMASTGIIGIPLEAEKIKNAISNAKLNIGFDENIIKAIQTRDRIDKVYKTQLQIEDKTANFLAIAKGSSIVHPNMATVLLFIFTDLNVEKKSLNKAFKYAVEHTLNRISIDGETSTNDMALIMANGALENKAINEKNKKLFLELQQKLEEICAVISKMILLDGEGMSKTIMVSVKKAKTQKDALEIASKISKSNLVKILFISNEIDYRKLLSTIGNMNVNIDKMSITVDNINIYKNGKINENQNELKILNNSLNKDKNEHHIILDCGYNTKFEDYYYFTDITQEYISIHSSYNI; via the coding sequence ATGTATGATATGCCTAAGGGATTTTCCTCTGCGGCAATAAAAGCAGGACTAAAAAACAATGATTATGATCTTGCTATAATAAAAAGTGAATTGCCAAGTACGGTATCGGCATTATATACGCAAAACAAATTGCAGGCTGCTCCTATACAATTTTCTAAAAATAATGATAAAAACAAAATTGAATTATTAATAGTGAATAGTAAGTCTGCTAATTCTCTCACTGGTAAAAAAGGCTATCAAGATGTTTTGGATATAGCTAAACATTCCAGCAGTGTTTTTAAATGCAAAAAAGATAATATAATGATGGCATCAACTGGAATAATAGGTATTCCATTAGAAGCAGAAAAAATAAAAAATGCCATTAGTAATGCTAAACTAAATATTGGATTTGATGAAAACATTATAAAGGCTATTCAAACCAGAGATAGAATAGATAAAGTATATAAAACCCAATTACAAATAGAAGATAAAACAGCAAACTTTTTGGCAATAGCAAAAGGAAGTTCAATAGTTCACCCTAATATGGCTACTGTATTACTATTTATATTTACAGATTTGAATGTAGAAAAAAAGAGTTTGAACAAAGCATTTAAATATGCAGTAGAACATACATTAAACAGAATATCAATAGACGGAGAAACATCAACTAATGATATGGCCTTGATAATGGCTAATGGGGCATTAGAAAATAAAGCCATCAATGAAAAAAATAAAAAACTATTTTTAGAATTACAGCAAAAATTAGAAGAGATATGCGCTGTTATATCTAAGATGATACTATTAGACGGCGAAGGAATGAGCAAAACAATTATGGTATCTGTAAAAAAAGCAAAGACTCAAAAGGATGCCTTGGAAATAGCAAGCAAAATATCAAAGTCTAATCTTGTGAAAATTTTATTTATTTCAAATGAAATAGATTACCGTAAGCTGTTATCAACTATAGGGAATATGAATGTTAATATAGATAAAATGTCAATAACAGTAGATAATATTAATATTTATAAAAACGGAAAAATAAATGAAAATCAAAATGAATTAAAAATATTAAATAATAGTTTAAATAAAGATAAAAATGAACATCATATTATATTAGATTGCGGATATAATACAAAATTTGAAGATTACTATTATTTTACAGATATAACTCAGGAATATATATCAATACATTCAAGTTATAATATTTAA